aaaaaataaagaaatatatatgtatatatatatatatatatatatttttatttttatttttattttttattatggAATATATCTTGAGCTGttcatattaaaaataaataagtaaatatatataatatatataaataaacaattttatctttttgcttcatcttttatatattttatattaaacctttacaattatatgtaaataaatattttttttattttttttgtgtgtatataatatatatatatatatatatatatataacataaatataattattatattttaatgtatagatatattttgaagaattatatataaataaatatatacatatataataaaactattcatatattattatatatatatatatatatatatgtataatattctttgtttaaaaaaaaaaaaaaaaaaaaaaaaaccttaaacataagaataaaacttaaatgtatattattatatatatatataatatatatataatatatatattataaaatatataaatattttataatatgaacatatatatattttgataatcTCAATTCTTTACTTTATACACATATGTGCATAACGAGAAAgaatttgtttttttcttatatatataaacatatatataatatatatatatatatatatatatatatatatatatatgtggaaaaaaatatatagatatatcatatcatatatacattttataaaaattaagaaTCATccttcaaaaaaaatatatacatgagtatatattcattaaGAAATGGAtcttttcctttttttttttttttttctttacatatttataaaaattaaatatatatatatatatatatataataacatataatgtttatatataatataaataaaggtatgtattatatataatacaattatgaccatttaatatatatatattatataattcacttttatattaaaaaaaaaaagaaaaagattataaagaaaaaataaggtttcaataaaatttatcaaatatatataatatatatatgtatttataatatataaattcatatatttataaatatataatatatatatatataaatatatttataattatcatttaaaaaaagaaaaatattttttttcttaaacaataaaataaatatgataatatattatatattttataaatattatattattatatatataatatatatatatatgatataattttattattatattatatatattaaaaaagaatgatGTCGTAATAtaacaagaaaaaaaaaataaaaataaaaaaaatacaaatatccaaacttttttttttttttttttttataattaaagaaaaaataatttttatataaaatatataatttattttttttttttttaaagtatatatattgtattaataagtatattttgcaattatatatataaatttatatatatattaataatatatatatattaataatttcaGTTCACtcatatgtataatatatattatatatgtatgtaataatatatatttatatataaataaatattatatatatatataatatttgaggaaaaaaaaagaaaaaatatccgacgtaatattttcatagaaatatatataattacatattgacgtttattattaattaataatataattaaacattatatatatatatatatatatattatatttccttttttttatttaattaataaaatatatattcattaaaaaaaaaaaaaaagaaatcctcataatttaaatataaaaataaatggatataaaataattatactaataaatattttatttgtaataatattatacatatatatatattttaattaataataaatgtaataatatatttaaaatgtaTCTCTATAACTGGAAGAAATACGCCCTGTAATAacatttttcttctttttattatttcaaGTACCCATATTTGTATTTCTTAAcgtttataaaaaaaaatttaatcattcatattttattcgatttatattatattgtagtattttttttttttttttttttttcttttttttttttttatacaatGGATAATCAAGTGCCAGATGAAAGTGACGTAGTAAATAATTCAAGcgaagatataaaaaagaaagaaaaaattggaaagaagaaaaaaacaaaaaaacaaaaaaaggAAGTTAAAAAAAGTGATATCATTAGTTgtataacatttttatcaagaggaaaaaaaaaaaaaagtcTCAAAGGAAGTAATGATGAGcacaaaaaatatgaagaatatgaagaatatgaagaatatgaagaatatgaagaatatgaagaatatgaagaatatgaaaaatattcaaggtataattttttaaatggGTCCCTGTCtatacaaaaaatttagatacatacatatacatttatatatacccacatatacatttatatatacacacatatacatttatatatacacatatatatttatttatatatatacattttattactccttgtttattttttttttatagtGATTATAATACCTCTGATGGCTCATCCAATGAAGAGAAAAGTcataaacataaaaaaaaaaggaaaaaaggaaaaagCAACAAATATGAGGTCCTcgaaaatatatttaatgatgaaagagaatataagaaaaacattgttgatgataatttaatttCAAAGGATAAGAAATATGTGTATGAAgatgaattaaatattgaagaaaatgatTCTATAGTTATAAatggaaaaatatatagtGATATGGGTACTATAgaaatacatatttttaattatgatgaagatatatttaatatttatgatgATGTTATAATAGATAATTATCCTCTATGTATTGAAACAATCTATCaatcatattttaatgaaaaaaatattctaGCTGTTGGTACTTTGAATCCTAGTATTCAACTGTGggatataaataacattGATATGTTAGAACCATTACATTTTTTAGGAGATGAtgaaatgaaaatattaaaaaaaaaaaataaaaaaaagagaaaacttaaaaataataataatattcataatgaaaaggaaaatgtaaaaaatatatctaaaCAAGAAATTAAGGGTCATACTGATTGTGTTACATCTTTAAATTCATCAAAACTATTACCTTCTTTATTAGTTAGTGGTTCAAAAGATAGTACTATTAAATTATGGgatttaaataatttaaataatttacatactttttcatttcataaaaaaaaaattaataatttatcattCCATTcaaaagataaaaatatattattctcAACATCATCTGATAAaacattaaaaatatatgatataagACAAAATAAAGTTGCATTAGATATTCATTTATCAAATATTCCTGAGGCTACTATATGGAATACACAcgaagaaaatattattttatcatcTTATATTGATGgatttataaataaaatagatatcagatataataatacattatCTAATAAAACTCATAGTAATTATTTAGTAAATTTCAAGTCATTCGAAAAATCATGTACCTCTTTATTATCTACACATTATAAAAATCTAACCCTAGCTGGATCTGAAGATGGAATAATAAAAGCTTATGACTTTAATAACATTATCAATGAACAACCTCACTGTGTGTATTCAAAGAATCTTAAAAAGGTACaaacaaattataaaattataaaacaCCAATAAATGTAgcattaatatatatatatatatataatgtatatatttttatataaatgtatgTCCTAGATAATTTTAAGGATCCTTCTTTTTAAACACCacaaaaatgtatattatcacatatatacatatatacatatatatatttatgttgatatttattatactatatttttattttcattatatatatatatatatatatatatatttatatatatttttttttttttttttttagaatttattttatatgaaagACAATGAAGATTGGCCCAATGTTGTCTTTCTAGGATGCgataaattatatgattgGGATCTATTTGAATGTGAagaaataagaaaatatttcaatttataatttaatataatttaattcaattattttgttatatgttatttttattattttattttatttttttgtgaattttttttttttttcaaaattaagtaggaattattatataattaaattatatatatatatatatatttatttatttatacattttcTTTACATATTTACAACGAACAATAATTGTTTTATAAAACtatttgaaaaaattatgctatttataattttcgagccttaaaaaaaagatatatacTCCAAATGCTTTTAAAGTTAAATATAGAcattaaaacaaaaatatatatatgtatactCATTAAGTgaaggaatatatataaataaatatatatatatatatatatatatatatgtatatatatatattaatcatttaatatttaacatatattttttatataaccCATTTTGAGTCTTTTGCATTGCACACATATTTCTTTTGAAAATGTTTGTATGTCATGATATATGTTATGTTgaagtttttttttttggatgatttatatgtacatatatatacatatatataacaatatattttttgaatcGAAAATTAgtacataaatataaataaatgtgtacatatatatatatatatatatatatatatatatatatttatgtatttgtattttgtttttttttataacatttgagaaaaaacttttaaatgaaatataatatgcattatatatatatatatattatttacgcgtaataatattgttatataaatttaaaaaaaaaaaaaaaaagttgatattgttttttacaaatttattttaacatTAAGTGgagtaataataatattatgtatgttaatatattttaaaaattcatgatattccttttaaaatatataaaaatacacataatatatatatatatatatatatatatataattgttcaacataaaatatgtatacaaATATTGTTCTTTTGAAAGGTgcaaaagaaaaataattaaaataataaaaaatctgtataattatatgaaatatttttctgaatattatgatatatatatatgtatattatatttgtatataaatatgtaaatatatttgtatatatatatgtaaatatatttgtatatatatttgtatatatttgtatttttataaattttaaaaggaatatcatgaatttttaaaatatattaacttacataatattattattactcCACTTAatgttaaaataaatttgtaAAAAACAATATCAANNNNNNNNNNNNNNNNNNNNNNNNNNNNNNNNNNNNNNNNNNNNNNNNNNNNNNNNNNNNNNNNNNNNNNNNNNNNNNNNNNNNNNNNNNNNNNNNNNNNAGGTTTGTTTGTAGgtagttttttttttatatggTATATTACTGGTgagaaaatatttaaaaaaaaaaagaagattGTTAAAGAGAACATTTTATTG
This region of Plasmodium gaboni strain SY75 chromosome 12, whole genome shotgun sequence genomic DNA includes:
- a CDS encoding putative rRNA processing WD-repeat protein, translating into MDNQVPDESDVVNNSSEDIKKKEKIGKKKKTKKQKKEVKKSDIISCITFLSRGKKKKSLKGSNDEHKKYEEYEEYEEYEEYEEYEEYEEYEKYSSDYNTSDGSSNEEKSHKHKKKRKKGKSNKYEVLENIFNDEREYKKNIVDDNLISKDKKYVYEDELNIEENDSIVINGKIYSDMGTIEIHIFNYDEDIFNIYDDVIIDNYPLCIETIYQSYFNEKNILAVGTLNPSIQLWDINNIDMLEPLHFLGDDEMKILKKKNKKKRKLKNNNNIHNEKENVKNISKQEIKGHTDCVTSLNSSKLLPSLLVSGSKDSTIKLWDLNNLNNLHTFSFHKKKINNLSFHSKDKNILFSTSSDKTLKIYDIRQNKVALDIHLSNIPEATIWNTHEENIILSSYIDGFINKIDIRYNNTLSNKTHSNYLVNFKSFEKSCTSLLSTHYKNLTLAGSEDGIIKAYDFNNIINEQPHCVYSKNLKKNLFYMKDNEDWPNVVFLGCDKLYDWDLFECEEIRKYFNL